The proteins below come from a single Microbacterium sp. SLBN-154 genomic window:
- a CDS encoding (R)-mandelonitrile lyase produces MQITRHATAKNPPEWFTGKVWLDPVAAPSTPGQQANAAIVRFAPSARTAWHSHPGGQTLHILEGVALVQSRGGAVSEVSAGNTVLCPPGEEHWHGAAPHSFMSHLAVWDTLPGQPSAIWGDHVIDSEYAAR; encoded by the coding sequence ATGCAAATCACCCGCCACGCGACCGCCAAGAACCCGCCCGAGTGGTTCACCGGAAAGGTCTGGCTCGACCCTGTCGCCGCGCCGTCGACTCCGGGACAGCAGGCGAACGCCGCCATCGTCCGATTCGCGCCCAGCGCCCGCACCGCGTGGCACTCGCATCCGGGAGGCCAGACGCTTCACATCCTCGAAGGAGTCGCGCTGGTGCAGTCGCGGGGCGGCGCCGTCAGCGAGGTGTCCGCCGGAAACACCGTCCTATGCCCTCCCGGCGAGGAGCACTGGCACGGCGCCGCACCCCACAGCTTCATGAGCCACCTCGCCGTCTGGGACACCCTGCCCGGACAACCCAGCGCGATCTGGGGTGATCACGTCATCGACAGCGAGTACGCCGCTCGGTAA